The following coding sequences lie in one Mycobacterium gordonae genomic window:
- a CDS encoding PPE family protein, translating to MDFGILPPEINSARMYCGPGSAPLLTAATGWEHLAAELSSAATSYAAVIARLGALSWHGPASTSMAAAVAPYVAWMTTAAAHAEEAADQARAAAGCYAAAFAATVPPPVIAANRSLLMALVATNIFGQNSAAIAAAEAQYAEMWAQDAAAMYGYAGSSAAASRLTPFTSPHQTVDLSGLAQQGAVVAQTAGDAAGSDVQAVLGQLTSALPTALEQLASPVLSGSALSSVTPLLSVTSSSAWIASAGLSTAEKLKGLLPAATAALAPAVAGGMSSGPLGAGMAGSRAAVAAGVGRAGLVGALSVPQPWTTAIPDRAAAALAGTSPGAAVAATDGPASMLGGLPLAGPTGRGVAGMVPDPRFLERPAMVPRWPAIG from the coding sequence ATGGACTTCGGGATACTCCCACCGGAGATCAACTCCGCTCGAATGTATTGCGGCCCCGGCTCGGCGCCGTTGCTGACCGCCGCGACAGGTTGGGAACATTTGGCGGCTGAGTTGAGTTCAGCGGCAACCTCTTACGCGGCCGTCATCGCTCGATTAGGCGCCTTGTCATGGCACGGTCCGGCGTCGACGTCGATGGCTGCGGCGGTTGCCCCGTATGTGGCATGGATGACCACCGCGGCCGCCCACGCCGAGGAGGCCGCCGATCAGGCCCGGGCCGCCGCGGGGTGCTACGCGGCGGCGTTTGCGGCAACGGTGCCGCCGCCGGTCATTGCCGCCAACCGCAGCTTGTTGATGGCACTCGTCGCCACCAACATCTTTGGGCAGAACTCCGCGGCCATCGCGGCCGCCGAGGCCCAGTACGCCGAGATGTGGGCCCAGGATGCCGCAGCGATGTACGGCTACGCCGGATCTTCGGCGGCGGCATCAAGGCTGACGCCGTTCACCTCACCGCACCAGACCGTCGATCTGTCGGGGTTGGCCCAGCAGGGCGCCGTGGTGGCACAAACGGCCGGAGATGCAGCCGGGTCGGACGTTCAGGCGGTTCTCGGTCAGCTGACGTCGGCGCTGCCGACGGCGTTAGAGCAACTCGCCTCGCCGGTGCTGTCCGGGTCGGCGCTGAGTTCGGTGACTCCGCTGCTGTCGGTGACAAGCTCGAGCGCGTGGATAGCCAGTGCCGGTCTGTCGACTGCCGAAAAGCTCAAAGGTCTGCTCCCCGCCGCCACCGCCGCACTGGCACCGGCGGTCGCCGGCGGGATGAGTTCGGGCCCGCTCGGAGCGGGTATGGCAGGTAGCAGAGCGGCGGTGGCGGCCGGTGTCGGCCGGGCGGGCCTGGTCGGTGCGTTGTCGGTGCCGCAGCCGTGGACGACCGCCATTCCGGACAGGGCAGCGGCGGCGTTGGCGGGCACCAGTCCCGGCGCTGCGGTGGCGGCCACCGATGGGCCAGCAAGCATGCTCGGCGGGCTGCCGTTGGCGGGTCCGACCGGACGCGGTGTAGCCGGCATGGTGCCTGACCCGAGATTTCTCGAACGACCCGCGATGGTGCCGCGCTGGCCGGCCATCGGATAA
- a CDS encoding MFS transporter: MDFIAQFRSFDWPSRMLMINQFGINVGFYMLMPYLADYLAGPLGMAAWAVGLVLGVRNFSQQGMFIVGGTLADRLGYKPLIVVGCLLRTGGFALLVVAHSLPVVLVASAATGFAGALFNPAVRAYLAAEASERRVEAFAVFNVFYQAGILLGPLVGIMLLAIDFRVTAAAAAAVFAVLTAAQLCALPPHRADPAPAEGTVLDDWRSVVANRSFLLFAAAMIGSYVLSFQVYLALPMQAAILSPRHQSALVATIFVLSALVAVAGQMRITSWFGVQWGPGRSLSVGLTVLAAAFVPLTLLSDRFGTTASVAALLGSAIMLAIGSAAVFPFEMDTVMRLAGGRLPATHYGFYNTVIGVGILLGNLATGAIMGAARQAGMVELVWAGLTLVGILAALGLRRLDSTHHLRPQDVAVSAEDEPATQ, translated from the coding sequence ATGGACTTCATCGCGCAGTTCCGCAGCTTCGACTGGCCCAGTCGGATGCTGATGATCAACCAATTCGGGATCAACGTCGGCTTCTACATGTTGATGCCGTATCTGGCCGATTATCTCGCCGGACCTCTCGGGATGGCGGCGTGGGCGGTCGGCTTGGTCTTGGGAGTCCGGAACTTTTCGCAGCAGGGCATGTTCATCGTCGGGGGAACCCTCGCCGACCGCCTTGGCTACAAGCCGCTGATCGTGGTCGGTTGTCTGCTGCGTACCGGCGGTTTCGCGTTGCTGGTGGTGGCCCACTCTCTTCCCGTGGTACTCGTGGCGTCTGCGGCCACCGGTTTCGCCGGCGCACTGTTCAATCCGGCGGTGCGTGCCTATCTGGCCGCCGAGGCAAGCGAACGCCGAGTCGAGGCGTTTGCAGTGTTCAACGTCTTCTACCAGGCGGGTATCCTGCTCGGCCCGTTGGTTGGAATCATGTTGCTCGCCATCGACTTTCGGGTCACGGCCGCCGCCGCCGCGGCGGTGTTCGCGGTACTCACCGCAGCGCAACTGTGCGCCCTGCCTCCGCACCGCGCCGATCCCGCACCGGCAGAAGGGACCGTTCTCGACGACTGGCGATCGGTGGTCGCCAATCGGTCCTTCCTGCTGTTCGCGGCGGCGATGATCGGCTCTTACGTGTTGTCTTTCCAGGTTTATCTCGCGTTGCCGATGCAGGCGGCGATCCTGTCACCGCGCCATCAATCCGCATTGGTGGCGACTATTTTCGTTCTTTCCGCTCTTGTGGCCGTCGCCGGACAAATGCGCATCACGAGTTGGTTCGGGGTGCAGTGGGGACCCGGGCGTAGCCTGTCGGTCGGGTTGACCGTCCTGGCAGCGGCATTCGTGCCCCTGACGTTGTTATCCGACCGGTTCGGGACGACTGCGTCCGTCGCCGCCCTCCTGGGGTCGGCGATCATGCTGGCCATCGGCTCTGCCGCCGTCTTCCCCTTCGAAATGGACACGGTAATGAGACTGGCCGGAGGTCGCTTGCCGGCCACGCATTACGGCTTCTACAACACCGTCATCGGCGTCGGGATTCTGCTGGGAAACCTGGCTACCGGCGCCATCATGGGCGCGGCGCGGCAAGCAGGCATGGTCGAGCTCGTCTGGGCGGGACTGACACTCGTGGGCATCCTCGCCGCACTGGGTCTGCGCCGCCTGGACTCAACCCACCACCTTCGGCCGCAGGACGTGGCGGTGAGCGCCGAAGACGAGCCGGCAACGCAGTGA
- a CDS encoding MCE family protein — MTMPVKENPPRIPPYKTAAVAFLVVFSVVLGFVWFQFRGKLTPKTPLTMVAPRAGLVMDPGSKVTYNGVEIGRVTNISEIQRDGVPVAKFAMEVNPEYIRLIPANVEAKIKATTVFGNKFVALTSPKNPTPQRISSTQEIDARSVTTEFNTLFETLTAIAEKVDPVKLNLTLSAAAQALTGLGDKFGQAIVNANAILDDINPRMPQVRHDIQQFAALADTYNNAAPDLLDALNHAVVTARTLHGQEAELDSALLAAAGMGNTGADIFERGGPYLQRGISDLLPTARLFDTYSPEIFCTIRNYHDAEPAAYETTGGGNGYGLKTMTELTSGLGGILTLPGLTGTVLTQGLLQVAGLVGGAPNPYTYPENLPRVNARGGPGGAPGCWQPINHDFWPAPSLVVDTGASLAPYNHVDTGSPYALEYVWGRQVGDNTINP, encoded by the coding sequence ATGACCATGCCGGTGAAGGAGAATCCGCCACGCATTCCGCCCTACAAGACGGCGGCCGTGGCGTTCCTGGTGGTCTTCTCCGTGGTGTTGGGGTTCGTCTGGTTTCAGTTCCGGGGCAAGCTGACGCCGAAGACTCCCTTGACGATGGTGGCCCCTCGGGCCGGCCTGGTGATGGACCCGGGATCGAAGGTCACCTACAACGGGGTGGAAATCGGCCGGGTCACCAACATTTCGGAGATCCAGCGCGACGGCGTCCCGGTGGCCAAATTCGCTATGGAAGTCAATCCGGAGTACATCAGATTGATTCCGGCCAATGTGGAGGCCAAGATCAAGGCCACCACCGTCTTCGGCAATAAGTTCGTTGCCCTCACTTCGCCGAAGAACCCGACACCGCAGCGGATTTCGTCGACACAAGAAATCGATGCAAGGTCGGTGACGACCGAGTTCAATACTCTGTTCGAGACTCTCACCGCGATTGCGGAGAAGGTCGACCCGGTCAAGCTGAACCTGACGCTGTCCGCGGCCGCGCAGGCCCTGACCGGGCTGGGCGACAAGTTCGGGCAGGCGATCGTGAACGCCAATGCCATCCTTGACGACATAAACCCTCGAATGCCGCAGGTGCGTCACGACATTCAGCAGTTCGCCGCCCTGGCCGACACCTACAACAACGCCGCGCCGGATCTGTTGGACGCGCTGAATCACGCGGTGGTCACCGCGCGCACGCTACACGGGCAGGAAGCCGAGCTGGATTCCGCGTTGCTGGCTGCCGCCGGCATGGGAAACACCGGCGCCGACATCTTCGAGCGCGGCGGTCCCTACCTGCAGCGCGGCATCTCGGACCTGCTCCCCACCGCCCGGCTTTTCGACACCTATAGCCCCGAAATCTTCTGCACGATAAGGAATTACCACGACGCCGAGCCGGCAGCCTATGAGACCACAGGCGGCGGCAACGGGTACGGACTGAAAACCATGACCGAACTGACGTCAGGGCTGGGCGGCATTCTGACGCTGCCCGGGCTGACCGGCACGGTGCTCACCCAAGGCCTGCTGCAGGTGGCCGGGTTGGTCGGCGGGGCGCCGAATCCCTACACCTATCCGGAGAATCTTCCACGGGTGAATGCCCGTGGGGGACCAGGCGGCGCGCCGGGCTGCTGGCAGCCGATCAACCATGATTTCTGGCCGGCGCCGAGCCTGGTGGTCGACACCGGCGCCAGCCTCGCACCGTACAACCACGTGGACACCGGTTCGCCGTACGCACTCGAGTACGTGTGGGGCCGCCAAGTCGGGGACAACACGATCAACCCATGA
- a CDS encoding PLP-dependent cysteine synthase family protein, with translation MNNLLSLENCERFELSRDSAERRHFWRSSVAQRTASRVNSGRCAPTATANRQARALVGDTQVVRVGAPFGADGRGFWAKLEGNNPGGIKDRPALHMVERARARGDLRPGGRIVESTSGTLGLGLALAGQVYGHPVTLVTDPGMEPIVQRMLAAYGAEVDVVTKPHPSGGWQQARKDRVAELMASDPRTWNPDQYNNPDNVDAYRPLADELVDQLGKVDVLVCSVGTGGHSAGVARALRRFNPDLKLIGVDSVGSTIFGQPAAAKRLMRGLGSSIYPRNVDYTAFAEVHWVAPAEAVWACRALASTHYSSGGWSVGAVALVAGWAARTHPAGTCVAAIFPDGPLRYFDTIYNDDYCRQHDLLDVAPPTEPAVIARPSERVVQSWTRCSTVIDPTR, from the coding sequence ATGAACAATCTTCTGTCCCTGGAAAACTGCGAACGTTTCGAACTGTCCCGTGACTCTGCCGAGCGCCGCCACTTCTGGCGCTCAAGCGTGGCGCAGCGGACTGCGTCCCGGGTGAACTCCGGCAGGTGCGCTCCGACCGCCACCGCTAACCGCCAGGCCCGAGCCTTGGTTGGCGACACCCAGGTCGTGCGGGTCGGGGCCCCGTTCGGTGCCGACGGCCGCGGCTTCTGGGCCAAGCTGGAGGGCAATAATCCCGGTGGGATCAAGGACCGTCCCGCCCTGCACATGGTCGAACGCGCCCGGGCGCGCGGGGACCTGCGGCCGGGCGGTCGTATTGTTGAATCGACAAGTGGGACATTGGGTTTGGGTCTGGCTTTGGCTGGGCAGGTGTACGGCCACCCGGTCACCCTGGTCACCGACCCCGGCATGGAGCCGATCGTGCAGCGCATGCTTGCGGCATACGGGGCGGAAGTCGATGTGGTCACCAAGCCACATCCGTCGGGGGGATGGCAACAGGCCCGCAAGGACCGGGTGGCCGAACTGATGGCTTCAGATCCGCGGACCTGGAACCCCGATCAATACAACAACCCCGACAACGTCGATGCGTACCGGCCCCTTGCCGACGAACTCGTCGACCAGTTGGGCAAGGTCGACGTCCTGGTGTGCTCGGTGGGAACCGGTGGTCATTCGGCGGGTGTCGCGCGGGCGTTGCGCCGATTCAACCCCGACCTCAAGTTGATTGGGGTGGACTCCGTCGGCTCGACGATTTTCGGCCAACCGGCGGCCGCAAAGCGGTTGATGCGTGGGCTGGGCTCGAGCATCTATCCGCGCAACGTCGACTACACCGCTTTCGCGGAAGTGCACTGGGTGGCTCCGGCAGAGGCGGTGTGGGCCTGTCGCGCGCTGGCGAGCACGCACTACTCCAGTGGCGGCTGGAGTGTCGGCGCGGTAGCGCTGGTCGCTGGCTGGGCTGCCCGCACTCACCCGGCCGGAACGTGCGTCGCCGCGATCTTCCCCGACGGGCCCTTGCGTTACTTCGACACCATCTACAACGACGACTACTGCCGCCAGCACGATCTGCTCGACGTGGCGCCGCCGACCGAACCGGCCGTCATTGCGCGACCTTCCGAACGGGTGGTGCAGTCGTGGACGCGGTGCTCCACGGTGATCGATCCCACTCGGTGA
- a CDS encoding virulence factor Mce family protein, which produces MKITGSAIKLGTVSLVLFLIVVSIFVVFAQMRFTSTNTYSAEFSNGSGLKDGQFVRASGVEIGKVKAVNLIDGGNRVRVDFDVDRSIQLYQSTTAQIRYLDLLGNRFIELKRGMGDGADQILPAGGLIPLSRTSPALDLDALIGGFKPLFKALEPDKVNTIASAIVTVFQGQGGTINDILDQTAQLTSHLAERDQAIGEVVKNLNIVLDTTVKHRKEFDETVDNFERLITGLQNHADPLAAGLANISNAAGTVSELLADNRALLHKEINYLQAFQQPLVDQRDQLSDLIHKTPTALNLIGRSIGLYGDWVNFYVCDLSIRWNGLQGGGPVRTVRIWNQPTGRCTPQ; this is translated from the coding sequence ATGAAAATCACCGGCAGCGCAATCAAACTCGGCACCGTCTCGCTGGTGCTCTTCCTGATCGTCGTGTCGATCTTTGTGGTCTTCGCGCAGATGCGGTTCACCAGCACCAACACCTATTCCGCGGAGTTCAGCAACGGCAGCGGTCTCAAGGACGGCCAGTTCGTGCGCGCCTCCGGAGTGGAGATTGGCAAGGTCAAAGCCGTAAACCTGATCGACGGCGGCAACCGGGTGCGGGTCGACTTCGACGTCGACCGCTCGATTCAGCTGTACCAGTCGACCACCGCCCAGATCCGCTATCTGGACTTGCTCGGCAATCGCTTCATCGAACTCAAACGAGGCATGGGTGACGGCGCAGACCAGATACTGCCGGCAGGCGGATTGATCCCGCTGTCGCGCACCTCACCGGCCCTGGACCTCGATGCCCTGATAGGTGGATTCAAGCCCCTGTTCAAAGCCCTCGAACCGGACAAGGTCAACACCATCGCTTCGGCCATTGTCACCGTCTTCCAGGGGCAGGGCGGGACCATCAACGACATCCTCGACCAGACGGCACAGCTGACCTCGCACCTCGCCGAACGTGACCAGGCGATCGGTGAAGTGGTCAAGAACCTCAACATCGTCCTGGACACCACCGTCAAGCACCGCAAGGAGTTCGACGAAACGGTGGACAACTTCGAAAGGTTGATCACCGGTCTGCAGAACCACGCCGATCCGCTGGCCGCCGGACTGGCCAACATCAGCAACGCCGCCGGGACGGTGTCGGAACTCTTGGCTGACAACCGAGCGCTGTTGCACAAGGAGATCAACTACCTGCAGGCCTTCCAGCAGCCGCTCGTCGATCAGCGTGACCAGCTCAGCGACCTCATCCACAAGACCCCCACCGCGCTCAACCTGATCGGACGCAGCATCGGTCTTTACGGCGACTGGGTGAACTTCTACGTCTGCGACCTCTCGATCCGGTGGAACGGATTGCAGGGCGGCGGCCCGGTTCGCACGGTCCGGATCTGGAATCAGCCCACCGGCAGGTGCACGCCCCAATGA
- a CDS encoding putative copper homeostasis (lipo)protein LpqS: MWDLRAAGEVMVPVPTPTRTGRAFGEQPRWRSPAAAVLVALLVLLVGHSAMLHPESHAPHPPHALLSSLGGEVSMVIDHAHLLDGSSTDCHNELATAVLPRSSTTLVPLGVAAAVVAITTMPASLVPPAGRGPPSTFASAPVGQDISTRFCVSRR, encoded by the coding sequence ATGTGGGACTTACGGGCGGCCGGCGAGGTGATGGTGCCCGTGCCAACCCCGACGCGGACCGGCAGGGCCTTCGGCGAGCAGCCGCGCTGGCGTTCGCCGGCCGCCGCGGTCCTGGTGGCGCTACTGGTCCTCCTCGTCGGGCACTCCGCGATGCTGCACCCCGAATCTCACGCACCGCACCCGCCGCATGCACTGCTGTCTTCGCTGGGCGGTGAAGTCTCGATGGTCATCGACCACGCGCACCTGTTGGACGGCTCGTCGACGGACTGCCACAACGAACTCGCGACTGCGGTCCTACCACGTTCATCGACCACCTTGGTTCCGCTCGGCGTCGCGGCCGCGGTTGTCGCGATCACCACCATGCCGGCCAGTCTGGTCCCGCCAGCGGGCCGGGGGCCGCCGAGCACATTCGCTTCTGCGCCTGTTGGGCAAGACATTTCGACGCGTTTCTGCGTATCTCGTCGCTGA
- a CDS encoding TetR/AcrR family transcriptional regulator, whose product MPRSPGRRSEILDAFVRYVAERGYERTNIGDIADELGMSKGTIVHHFGTKAQMLRELTEAHLASQLDVLRMVWDRVAAPHERIAAIIFTSALLQVLARDATVASQREVVQLADDPAMQQVRKLRHQLQALTIDELRNGVECGVFRSVDVDLAALQLWGSLEWMWVWFDPNDSRTPERVGAAFVDVFLGGLLLDRLGLSKWASPSADVVGVVRECLSAVTGAPN is encoded by the coding sequence ATGCCCAGATCGCCCGGCCGACGTAGTGAGATTCTCGACGCGTTCGTCCGCTATGTAGCCGAACGTGGCTATGAGAGAACGAATATCGGCGATATCGCCGATGAGTTGGGAATGTCCAAGGGCACCATAGTTCACCACTTCGGGACTAAGGCGCAGATGCTCCGGGAGCTGACCGAAGCCCATCTGGCCAGTCAGCTCGATGTGTTGCGGATGGTCTGGGATCGCGTGGCCGCCCCGCACGAGCGCATCGCCGCAATCATTTTCACCTCCGCGTTGCTGCAGGTGCTGGCCCGGGACGCGACGGTGGCGAGCCAGCGCGAGGTGGTGCAGCTGGCGGACGACCCGGCGATGCAGCAGGTGCGCAAGTTGCGCCATCAGCTGCAGGCGCTCACCATCGACGAGCTCCGCAATGGCGTGGAGTGTGGCGTATTCCGAAGTGTGGACGTCGATCTCGCGGCGTTGCAGTTGTGGGGATCGCTTGAGTGGATGTGGGTGTGGTTCGACCCCAATGACTCCCGGACCCCCGAACGGGTGGGCGCCGCGTTCGTAGATGTTTTCCTCGGCGGACTGTTGCTGGACCGGCTGGGACTGAGCAAGTGGGCCAGTCCGTCGGCCGACGTTGTTGGGGTGGTGCGCGAGTGTCTCAGCGCGGTCACGGGCGCACCGAACTAG
- a CDS encoding MlaE family ABC transporter permease, with protein sequence MTTAATHRRMPRANLGRYGEVPAKLLLELGQMVWFAVTAVAQIPFALRRYPKELVRMVAQMGMGTGAMAVAGGTAAIVGFITLSAGSLVAIQGYASLGNIGVEAFTGFLAAMVNVRFVAPVAAGQALAATVGAGATAELGAMRISEEIDALEVMSVRSIAFLASTRVVAGLIVIVPLYALGITMAFVSTQVTTVLLYGQSAGTYNHYFHTFLRLSDVGWSFAEVILVAVVVMTTHSYYGYTAHGGPVGVGEAVGRSMRLSLITIVVVVVLTAMAVYGKNPNFNLTV encoded by the coding sequence ATGACAACTGCCGCAACACATCGCAGGATGCCCCGGGCAAACCTCGGTCGCTACGGGGAAGTGCCGGCCAAGCTGTTGCTGGAGCTCGGTCAGATGGTCTGGTTCGCGGTGACCGCGGTCGCCCAGATCCCGTTCGCCCTGCGCCGCTACCCCAAGGAGCTGGTGCGGATGGTCGCCCAGATGGGGATGGGTACGGGCGCGATGGCCGTGGCTGGCGGCACGGCCGCCATCGTCGGGTTCATCACGCTGTCCGCGGGATCGTTGGTCGCCATCCAGGGCTACGCGTCGCTGGGGAATATCGGTGTCGAGGCCTTCACCGGCTTCCTGGCCGCCATGGTCAATGTCCGGTTCGTAGCGCCGGTGGCCGCCGGTCAGGCGCTGGCAGCCACCGTTGGCGCCGGTGCCACCGCCGAACTGGGCGCCATGCGCATCAGCGAAGAGATCGACGCGCTGGAAGTGATGAGTGTCAGGTCGATCGCCTTCCTGGCGTCCACCCGGGTGGTGGCGGGTCTCATCGTCATCGTCCCGCTCTACGCCTTGGGGATCACCATGGCCTTCGTGTCCACGCAGGTCACCACCGTTCTGCTGTACGGGCAGTCCGCTGGCACGTACAACCACTACTTCCACACCTTCCTGCGCCTCAGCGACGTGGGCTGGTCGTTCGCCGAGGTGATCCTGGTCGCGGTGGTCGTGATGACTACTCACTCCTACTACGGCTACACCGCGCACGGCGGGCCGGTCGGCGTTGGTGAGGCTGTGGGCCGGTCGATGCGGCTGTCTTTGATCACGATCGTCGTCGTCGTTGTGCTGACCGCGATGGCGGTCTACGGCAAAAACCCGAACTTCAACCTCACGGTGTAG
- a CDS encoding MlaE family ABC transporter permease, producing MTASHTVAGRVGNKIRPGTEVAGGFFRMCVLTAKALKRPFEWREFIWIGWFLMRVSLLPTIAVSIPETVLLIFTLNVLLAEFGAADVSGAGAGIGAVTQLGPIVTVLVVAGAGGTAICADLGARTIREEIDALEVLGIDPIHRLVLPRVVASTIVAVLLNGLVIAVGLGGGYLFSVYLQNVSSGAYLSTLTALTGLPEVVIANIKAATFGLIAGLVGCYRGLIVRGGSKGLGTAVNETVVLCFIALFAVNAALTTIGVRFGTGR from the coding sequence ATGACCGCCTCACACACCGTGGCTGGCCGGGTGGGCAACAAGATCCGTCCCGGCACCGAGGTGGCCGGTGGCTTCTTCCGGATGTGCGTGCTGACCGCCAAAGCTCTGAAACGGCCTTTCGAGTGGCGCGAATTCATCTGGATCGGCTGGTTTTTGATGCGGGTGTCGCTGCTGCCGACCATCGCCGTGTCCATCCCCGAAACCGTGCTGCTCATTTTCACGCTTAACGTCCTGCTGGCCGAGTTCGGCGCGGCCGACGTCTCCGGCGCCGGTGCCGGGATCGGCGCGGTCACCCAGCTCGGGCCGATCGTGACGGTGCTGGTCGTGGCAGGCGCCGGGGGCACGGCGATCTGTGCCGACCTCGGCGCCCGCACCATCCGGGAGGAGATCGATGCGCTCGAGGTGCTCGGCATCGACCCGATCCACCGGCTGGTGCTGCCCCGGGTCGTCGCCTCGACAATCGTCGCCGTCCTGCTCAACGGGCTGGTGATCGCCGTCGGACTGGGCGGTGGCTACCTGTTCAGCGTGTACCTGCAGAACGTTTCGAGCGGTGCTTATCTCTCCACTCTGACCGCCCTCACGGGCCTGCCCGAAGTGGTGATCGCCAACATCAAGGCGGCCACCTTCGGGCTGATCGCCGGCCTCGTCGGGTGTTATCGCGGCTTGATCGTCCGAGGCGGGTCCAAGGGTCTGGGCACTGCCGTCAACGAGACCGTGGTGCTGTGTTTCATCGCGCTGTTCGCGGTCAACGCGGCCCTGACCACCATCGGCGTCAGGTTTGGAACGGGACGCTGA